A genome region from Paludibacterium sp. B53371 includes the following:
- a CDS encoding methyl-accepting chemotaxis protein — MFKNWSIRQKILISVAVILTASLLVLALVSAHLFRSVLTERLEQHELVKTVEAIRNDIDAAVALPLHQTRQMARNSYVLDWLSAGEPASGVPAFQHYAAEVKKATGASIISWSSEATLNNYGDTFLVKVHPDGADKWFKDFLASGRDSEFNLGVEDGKSQVMMFVDVLAHDAHGHRSIAALGFDVTAMAERIRKMAVGDKGQVFVVDDQGKIQIHRDPSLVKVGDKVAMASLPGMADVAAGLLNKTAFNLAHFTGPDGPMVVASSYLPSANWFVVVQIPEDEVYGALSHTMLWLALLDVLVLAVALLLIFTVSGSITRPIAQLRDAMRSLTSGHGDLTMRLPVESGDESGQVAEAFNAFMAQLHAMFLRVRDQSRLLGAGVEQLSQMNVRLEQGSRANADMAEATAATIEQMTVSISHIAQSSHATAGIIADAGALTDQSTDSVRKVSGEIGTVAQSMDGVTQLVGDLESRSGQVGSIAGVIKDIADQTNLLALNAAIEAARAGEQGRGFAVVADEVRKLAERTSQATVEIDQIVSSMRDASSQALQGVAQTNESVQSGVLLVDAALSHIAAIQQSMQAVIRQAGEIRDAASEQSRATEDMARHAEQMSVQVQQGDVEIRQASQVIVHLADLSRTLEQVVGGFRL, encoded by the coding sequence ATGTTCAAGAATTGGTCGATCAGACAAAAAATCCTGATCAGTGTGGCGGTGATCCTGACGGCATCGCTGCTGGTGCTGGCGCTGGTCTCGGCGCATCTGTTCCGCAGTGTGCTGACCGAGCGGCTGGAGCAGCACGAGCTGGTCAAAACGGTGGAAGCCATCCGCAATGATATCGATGCGGCTGTGGCCTTGCCGCTGCACCAGACCCGCCAGATGGCGCGCAACAGCTATGTGCTGGACTGGTTGAGTGCCGGAGAGCCGGCCAGCGGTGTGCCGGCTTTCCAGCACTATGCCGCCGAGGTGAAGAAGGCGACCGGTGCCAGCATCATTTCCTGGTCGTCCGAAGCCACGCTGAACAATTATGGCGATACCTTCCTGGTCAAGGTGCATCCGGACGGTGCCGACAAATGGTTCAAGGATTTTCTGGCCAGTGGGCGAGACAGCGAGTTCAACCTCGGGGTTGAAGACGGCAAGAGTCAGGTGATGATGTTTGTTGATGTCCTGGCGCATGACGCGCATGGCCATCGTTCCATTGCCGCACTGGGCTTTGACGTGACCGCCATGGCCGAGCGCATCCGCAAGATGGCGGTTGGCGACAAGGGACAGGTGTTCGTGGTGGATGATCAGGGCAAGATCCAGATTCATCGCGACCCGTCACTGGTCAAGGTGGGGGACAAAGTCGCCATGGCCAGCCTGCCGGGCATGGCGGACGTTGCTGCCGGGCTGCTGAACAAGACCGCCTTCAATCTGGCGCATTTCACCGGGCCGGATGGTCCGATGGTGGTGGCTTCCAGTTACCTGCCGAGTGCCAACTGGTTTGTGGTGGTGCAGATTCCGGAAGACGAAGTCTATGGGGCCCTGAGCCACACCATGCTGTGGCTGGCCCTGCTGGATGTTCTGGTGCTGGCGGTCGCGCTGCTGCTGATTTTTACCGTATCGGGCAGCATTACCCGGCCGATTGCCCAGCTGCGCGACGCCATGCGCTCCCTGACTTCCGGGCACGGCGATCTGACCATGCGCCTGCCGGTGGAGAGTGGCGACGAGTCTGGCCAGGTGGCCGAGGCCTTCAATGCCTTCATGGCGCAACTGCACGCGATGTTCCTGCGGGTCCGCGATCAGTCCCGGCTGCTGGGCGCCGGTGTCGAGCAGTTGTCCCAGATGAATGTGCGGCTGGAGCAGGGGTCGCGCGCCAATGCCGACATGGCGGAAGCCACGGCGGCCACCATCGAACAGATGACGGTCAGCATTTCTCATATTGCCCAGAGCAGCCATGCGACTGCCGGGATCATTGCCGATGCCGGGGCGTTGACCGATCAGAGTACCGACTCGGTGCGCAAGGTATCCGGCGAGATTGGTACGGTCGCCCAGTCCATGGACGGGGTGACGCAGCTGGTGGGCGACCTGGAGTCCCGCTCCGGGCAGGTCGGCAGCATTGCCGGGGTCATCAAGGATATTGCCGATCAGACCAATCTGCTGGCACTCAATGCCGCCATTGAGGCGGCGCGTGCCGGGGAGCAGGGTCGCGGCTTTGCTGTGGTGGCCGATGAGGTACGCAAGCTGGCCGAACGCACCAGCCAGGCCACGGTGGAAATTGACCAGATTGTGTCTTCGATGCGCGACGCCTCGTCCCAGGCGCTGCAAGGTGTGGCACAGACCAATGAGTCGGTGCAGAGCGGGGTGTTGCTGGTCGATGCCGCGCTAAGCCACATTGCCGCCATTCAGCAGAGCATGCAGGCCGTCATTCGTCAGGCGGGCGAGATCCGTGATGCCGCCAGCGAACAGTCGCGTGCGACCGAAGACATGGCACGCCATGCCGAACAGATGTCGGTGCAGGTGCAGCAGGGCGATGTCGAAATCCGCCAGGCCAGCCAGGTGATCGTGCATCTGGCTGATCTGTCGCGCACGCTGGAGCAGGTGGTGGGCGGATTCAGGCTGTAA
- a CDS encoding PLP-dependent aminotransferase family protein, whose amino-acid sequence MRTVKTLDIPLLDNPSLTGLTRQDQVYRSLRQAILEGRLRRGVQVPSSRELASRWSLSRGTIEQAYERLAIEGYLERRQGAGTFVAAQLPEHFLLPDTPCKVRNSPTSPVPDSKPAPLPDTHGMAPCGPGPARQAFIARSADPLLLDMARWRQHLSRATRSIEVDDMHLMQFGGLARLRQAVAVYVKGVRGIECRAEDVVITTGIRQALSLVAGLLPAGARVAIEDPTYRQAREIFESRGLALQPTPVDQEGIRVEALGNTPCAAVYVTPAHQSPLGYTLSASRRAALLDWARHHGSLIIEDDYDSEYNYLKSPPPALKSSDSADHVLFCGSFNKLLYTSLRIGFMIVPQSWRAALIQRLYATGAHPGLIEQQALASMIESGDLYAHIRQARRTYQRRRDIVIQTLSRWIERPHLSGEHCGFHFVLWLPASLNDQQIAAELAAQGLPVRALSALALLDRYPPGLQLAFASISDDVLRDASNRLGAHLQRHWQQKPQPRPCLQASQLA is encoded by the coding sequence ATGCGTACCGTGAAAACCCTCGACATCCCGCTACTCGACAATCCCTCCCTGACCGGACTGACCCGTCAGGACCAGGTGTATCGCAGCCTGCGGCAGGCGATTCTCGAGGGACGCTTGCGCCGCGGCGTACAAGTCCCCTCCAGCCGCGAGCTGGCCAGCCGCTGGTCCCTGTCTCGCGGCACCATCGAGCAGGCCTACGAGCGTCTGGCGATCGAGGGCTATCTGGAGCGGCGCCAGGGTGCCGGCACCTTTGTGGCGGCACAGTTGCCCGAACACTTCCTGCTGCCCGACACGCCGTGCAAGGTGCGCAATAGCCCGACGTCTCCCGTACCGGACAGCAAGCCGGCCCCGCTGCCCGACACGCACGGCATGGCGCCCTGCGGGCCCGGCCCGGCACGCCAGGCATTCATCGCCCGCTCGGCAGACCCCTTGCTGCTGGATATGGCCAGGTGGCGCCAGCATCTGTCCCGGGCGACGCGCAGTATTGAGGTGGACGACATGCATCTGATGCAATTTGGCGGGCTGGCCCGCCTGCGCCAGGCGGTAGCCGTCTATGTGAAGGGCGTGCGCGGCATTGAGTGCCGGGCAGAAGATGTCGTGATTACTACCGGCATTCGCCAGGCCCTGAGCCTGGTGGCAGGACTGCTGCCGGCAGGCGCGCGCGTGGCGATCGAAGACCCGACCTATCGTCAGGCGCGGGAAATTTTTGAATCCCGCGGTCTGGCCCTGCAGCCGACCCCCGTCGATCAGGAGGGGATTCGCGTCGAGGCGCTGGGCAACACCCCCTGTGCCGCGGTCTATGTCACGCCGGCACACCAGTCTCCGCTGGGGTATACCCTGAGTGCATCCCGCAGGGCAGCCTTGCTGGACTGGGCCCGGCATCATGGCAGCCTGATCATCGAGGATGACTATGACAGCGAATACAACTATCTGAAATCGCCGCCACCGGCATTGAAATCCAGCGACAGCGCTGACCATGTGCTGTTCTGTGGCAGCTTCAACAAGCTGCTCTACACCTCTTTGCGTATCGGCTTCATGATCGTGCCGCAAAGCTGGCGGGCCGCGTTGATTCAGCGTCTGTATGCCACCGGCGCCCACCCCGGTCTGATCGAGCAGCAGGCCCTGGCCTCCATGATCGAATCCGGCGACCTGTACGCCCATATCCGCCAGGCGCGGCGCACCTATCAGCGTCGGCGCGACATCGTGATCCAGACATTGTCCCGCTGGATCGAACGCCCGCATCTGTCCGGCGAGCACTGCGGCTTTCATTTCGTGCTCTGGCTGCCGGCCTCGCTCAACGATCAGCAGATCGCCGCCGAATTGGCGGCACAGGGCCTGCCGGTTCGTGCCCTCTCCGCCCTGGCACTGCTTGACCGCTATCCGCCGGGGCTGCAGCTGGCCTTCGCCTCGATCTCCGATGACGTCCTGCGCGATGCCAGCAACCGACTGGGCGCGCATTTGCAGCGACATTGGCAGCAGAAACCTCAGCCTCGCCCGTGCCTGCAGGCCTCACAACTGGCCTGA
- a CDS encoding LysR family transcriptional regulator, with protein sequence MDIRQLKAFIAVYEERNISSAALRLHLSQPTLSVTIRQLEARLGTTLFLRQTRGVAISDAARQLYPRARKLVADAEALDGLFCADSEPCKLLTLGMEGEPGPAQIESILRLAHRSDPLLQLTLRQGCQGEARLAPESLRCEEELFLPLWEEPFVLVLPHDHPLASRAAIAHADLTGVDWIACPGHDSHPVLMAWYNQPEHQVPCFAAQADNFTLALSLVATGIGVALLPQSLAAGRPDLALRPLTGNAPHRRVGLCYNETARANPALAALIDQLNALPQSSSNEIGMH encoded by the coding sequence ATGGATATCCGCCAGCTCAAAGCCTTCATCGCCGTCTACGAAGAGCGCAATATCAGCAGCGCGGCACTGCGCCTGCACCTGAGCCAGCCAACCTTGTCCGTGACCATCCGGCAACTGGAAGCACGGCTGGGCACCACCCTGTTCCTGCGCCAGACCCGTGGCGTGGCGATCAGCGATGCCGCACGCCAGCTTTACCCGCGCGCGCGCAAACTGGTCGCCGATGCCGAGGCGCTGGATGGACTGTTTTGCGCGGACAGCGAGCCCTGCAAGCTGCTGACCCTGGGCATGGAGGGCGAACCGGGTCCGGCACAGATCGAATCCATCCTGCGACTGGCACACCGCAGCGACCCTTTGCTGCAACTGACGTTGCGGCAAGGCTGTCAGGGAGAAGCACGGCTGGCCCCCGAGAGCCTGCGCTGCGAGGAGGAGTTGTTTCTGCCTTTGTGGGAAGAGCCCTTCGTACTGGTACTGCCCCATGACCACCCGCTGGCCAGCCGCGCGGCAATTGCCCATGCCGATCTGACCGGGGTGGACTGGATCGCCTGTCCCGGCCATGACTCCCATCCGGTGCTCATGGCCTGGTACAACCAGCCAGAGCATCAGGTGCCCTGCTTTGCCGCTCAGGCGGATAACTTCACCCTGGCCCTGTCACTGGTGGCCACCGGCATTGGCGTGGCGCTGCTGCCGCAATCTCTGGCGGCCGGGAGACCGGATCTGGCGCTGCGTCCCCTGACCGGAAATGCCCCTCATCGCCGTGTCGGACTTTGCTACAACGAAACGGCCAGAGCCAACCCGGCTCTGGCCGCACTGATCGATCAACTCAACGCACTGCCTCAATCGTCGTCGAACGAGATCGGCATGCACTGA
- a CDS encoding SDR family oxidoreductase — translation MQKPLVIITGASSGIGEATARLLSERGYPLLLLARRLERLQQLALPQTLCRAVDVTDAAALAGAVQEAEALYGPADLLINNAGVMLLGSMAGQDPQEWQTMLDVNVKGLLNGIHAVLAGMVSRRHGTIINISSIAGRKTFPSHVAYCGTKFAVHAISENLREEVSAQDVRVITIAPGAVETELLGHTTDAAIKQGYNEWKQQMGGVLNAQTVAETIRFAYEQPQQVCIREIVLAATRQPA, via the coding sequence ATGCAAAAGCCTCTCGTCATCATTACCGGTGCCAGCTCGGGTATCGGCGAAGCCACGGCCCGCCTGCTGTCCGAGCGCGGCTACCCGCTGCTGCTGCTGGCGCGCCGACTGGAGCGCCTGCAGCAACTGGCCTTGCCCCAAACCCTTTGCCGTGCCGTGGATGTGACCGATGCCGCTGCCCTGGCCGGTGCCGTTCAGGAAGCCGAGGCGCTGTATGGTCCGGCAGACTTGCTGATCAATAATGCCGGCGTGATGCTGCTGGGCAGTATGGCCGGTCAGGATCCGCAAGAGTGGCAGACCATGCTGGATGTGAATGTGAAGGGTTTGCTGAACGGGATTCATGCGGTGCTCGCCGGCATGGTGTCGCGACGCCATGGCACGATCATCAATATCAGTTCGATTGCCGGGCGCAAGACCTTCCCCAGTCATGTGGCTTATTGCGGCACCAAGTTTGCCGTGCATGCCATCAGCGAGAATCTGCGTGAAGAAGTGTCGGCGCAGGATGTTCGTGTGATCACCATCGCGCCGGGAGCCGTCGAGACCGAATTGCTCGGGCATACGACCGATGCGGCGATCAAGCAGGGTTACAACGAGTGGAAGCAGCAGATGGGCGGGGTGCTGAATGCCCAGACGGTGGCGGAAACCATTCGCTTTGCCTACGAGCAACCCCAGCAGGTCTGCATTCGGGAAATCGTCCTGGCGGCGACACGCCAGCCAGCCTGA
- a CDS encoding SDR family oxidoreductase: MSQPRRALITGASSGLGADFARQLAARGNALVLVARSEAPMQALADELRQRYQVDVQVLVQDLGQPGAAIALKQQTDRLGWQIDVLVNNAGFGVHGEFHRQPLPRLQDMLQLNISTLTELTHCYAADMVARGQGEILLVSSIGAYQATPTYAAYSASKAYVLLLGEALHEELRPYGVTVSVVAPGITATQFLAVSGQRATPYQKLVMMQSPEVVRQALALLRRRGAARVPGWVNRLTVFFNRFMPRSWQRKVAFQLMRND; this comes from the coding sequence ATGTCACAACCACGTCGCGCCTTGATTACCGGCGCATCCAGCGGTCTGGGGGCCGACTTCGCACGCCAACTGGCGGCCAGGGGGAATGCGCTGGTTCTGGTGGCACGCAGCGAAGCGCCGATGCAGGCCCTGGCAGACGAGCTGCGCCAGCGCTATCAGGTCGATGTGCAGGTACTGGTGCAGGATCTGGGACAACCGGGCGCGGCGATTGCGCTCAAGCAGCAGACAGACCGGCTGGGCTGGCAGATTGATGTCCTGGTCAACAATGCCGGGTTTGGTGTGCATGGCGAGTTTCACCGCCAGCCTTTGCCGCGGCTGCAGGACATGCTGCAACTGAATATTTCCACGTTGACCGAGCTGACGCATTGCTACGCGGCCGATATGGTGGCACGCGGGCAGGGTGAGATCTTGCTGGTGTCGTCCATCGGGGCTTACCAGGCGACGCCGACTTATGCCGCCTACAGTGCCAGCAAGGCCTATGTCCTGCTGCTGGGCGAGGCGCTGCACGAGGAGTTGCGTCCCTACGGCGTGACGGTGAGTGTGGTGGCGCCCGGCATCACGGCGACGCAGTTTCTGGCCGTCTCCGGTCAGCGAGCCACGCCGTACCAGAAGCTGGTGATGATGCAGAGCCCTGAGGTGGTGCGTCAGGCGCTGGCGCTGTTGCGTCGCCGGGGGGCGGCCCGGGTGCCGGGATGGGTCAACCGCCTGACGGTGTTCTTCAACCGTTTCATGCCGCGCAGCTGGCAGCGCAAGGTGGCTTTTCAGCTGATGCGCAATGACTAG
- a CDS encoding LysR family transcriptional regulator ArgP: MSLRIDYKQLAALDAVIREQSFDKAARSLHITQSAVSQRLSQLEHSVGQRLLTRAQPMAPTAQGEHLLRHVRQVALLERELEHRMNADADSYQVLAVAVSNDTLAWFVRTCMQWMPSTPRTLLQVYVDDESRTQQMMRNGTVLGCISQHPTALPGGEVTELGAMRFYCVATPAFARQHFPHGMTDSALARAPAVLVSHDDPLHFDFLAQQHPDFNGVFPFHLIPSINEFVDVITAGAGFGLVSSLLIGERLNQGELVDLCPAAPFHLPLFWHRWAMQSTLISRLTDSLMAEARRLLD, encoded by the coding sequence ATGAGCCTGCGCATTGACTACAAACAGTTGGCCGCCCTGGATGCCGTGATCCGCGAACAAAGCTTCGACAAGGCGGCCCGCAGCCTGCACATCACCCAGTCGGCGGTGTCGCAGCGCCTGTCCCAGCTGGAACACAGTGTGGGGCAGCGCCTGCTGACACGGGCACAACCGATGGCACCGACGGCCCAGGGAGAACACTTGCTGCGCCATGTGCGCCAGGTCGCCTTGCTGGAAAGGGAACTGGAACATCGCATGAATGCCGATGCCGACAGCTATCAGGTGCTGGCGGTCGCGGTGAGTAATGACACCCTGGCCTGGTTTGTCCGCACCTGCATGCAATGGATGCCGTCAACACCACGCACCCTGCTGCAAGTCTATGTCGATGATGAGTCACGCACCCAGCAGATGATGCGCAACGGAACGGTACTGGGCTGCATCAGCCAGCACCCCACCGCCCTGCCCGGCGGGGAGGTCACCGAACTGGGAGCCATGCGTTTTTACTGCGTGGCGACGCCCGCGTTTGCCCGGCAACACTTCCCCCACGGCATGACCGATAGCGCGCTGGCGCGTGCGCCGGCAGTACTGGTCAGCCATGATGATCCGCTGCATTTCGACTTCCTGGCACAACAGCATCCGGACTTTAACGGCGTGTTTCCCTTTCACCTGATCCCGTCAATCAATGAGTTCGTCGATGTCATCACGGCCGGTGCCGGTTTTGGGCTGGTTTCCAGCCTGCTGATCGGCGAGCGGCTGAATCAGGGCGAGCTGGTCGACCTTTGCCCGGCAGCCCCCTTTCACCTGCCCTTGTTCTGGCACCGCTGGGCCATGCAGAGCACGCTGATCAGCCGGCTGACCGATTCGCTGATGGCCGAAGCGCGCCGCTTGCTCGACTGA
- the arcD gene encoding arginine-ornithine antiporter produces the protein MTDAVAQDRGAKKLGLVALTALVMGSMLGAGILSLPQNMAATSGAGAVMIAWGITLFGMLMLALVFQNLSNRQPDVEGGVYGYARAGFGDFMGFNSAWGYWMSGWVGNVSLFVVMFSALAGFKPFALFADGNNWQSILASSILLWLLTWTVMRGVHEAAFVNILTTIARILPLILFVIVVILAFQVKTFSMDFWGSVKLGSVLDQVKGSMLVTVWVYIGIEGATVYSTRALKKSDVGRATVVGFLLTSALLVAVSVLSLGIMSQPQLAGLKNPSAAGVLQHVVGPWGADLINACLIIAVGGELLAWTMLPAEIPYLGARDGVFPKMFGKVNRHQSPVNALWLTNGLIQVMLLVTLYSSAGYLALLSLATSMVLIPYLLCGGYAWMVALRGQGYPAGSRARNRDMLIGVLATGYCVWLIYAAGLKYLFLSMILYTPGIAFYWWAKWERGEKPFKGFEAALALFMAVLGVIACFMLAQGKISLS, from the coding sequence ATGACAGATGCCGTAGCGCAAGATCGTGGCGCCAAGAAGCTGGGCTTGGTGGCACTGACCGCCCTGGTGATGGGCTCAATGTTGGGGGCCGGGATTCTTTCCCTGCCACAGAATATGGCGGCGACTTCCGGTGCTGGTGCCGTGATGATTGCCTGGGGCATTACGCTGTTTGGCATGCTCATGCTGGCGCTGGTCTTCCAGAACCTGTCGAATCGTCAGCCAGATGTCGAGGGCGGGGTGTATGGCTATGCCCGTGCCGGTTTTGGCGATTTCATGGGCTTCAACTCGGCCTGGGGCTACTGGATGTCCGGCTGGGTCGGCAATGTGTCGCTGTTTGTGGTGATGTTCTCGGCACTGGCGGGCTTCAAACCGTTCGCCCTGTTTGCCGATGGCAATAACTGGCAGTCGATCCTGGCATCGTCCATCCTGCTGTGGCTGTTGACCTGGACCGTGATGCGCGGCGTGCACGAGGCGGCCTTCGTTAATATCCTGACCACCATTGCACGCATTCTGCCGCTGATTCTGTTTGTCATCGTGGTGATCCTGGCCTTTCAGGTCAAAACGTTTTCCATGGACTTCTGGGGCAGCGTCAAGCTGGGCTCGGTGCTGGACCAGGTCAAGGGCTCAATGCTGGTGACGGTCTGGGTGTATATCGGTATTGAAGGTGCCACGGTGTATTCGACCCGGGCACTGAAGAAGAGCGATGTCGGTCGTGCCACCGTGGTGGGCTTCCTGCTGACTTCGGCGTTGCTGGTGGCGGTGTCGGTGCTGTCGCTGGGCATCATGAGCCAGCCGCAGCTGGCCGGCCTGAAGAATCCGTCTGCCGCCGGTGTGCTGCAGCACGTCGTCGGGCCATGGGGGGCCGATCTGATCAACGCCTGCCTGATCATTGCGGTGGGGGGGGAGCTGCTGGCCTGGACCATGCTGCCGGCTGAAATTCCTTACCTGGGCGCGCGTGACGGGGTCTTCCCGAAAATGTTCGGTAAGGTCAACCGCCATCAGTCTCCGGTCAATGCCCTGTGGCTGACCAATGGTCTGATTCAGGTGATGTTGCTGGTGACGCTGTATAGCTCGGCCGGTTACCTGGCCCTGCTGTCGCTGGCCACCTCGATGGTGCTGATCCCTTATCTGCTGTGTGGTGGCTATGCCTGGATGGTGGCACTGCGCGGCCAGGGGTATCCCGCCGGTAGCCGGGCGCGCAATCGCGACATGCTGATCGGCGTGCTGGCAACGGGGTACTGTGTCTGGCTGATTTATGCAGCAGGACTGAAATACCTGTTCCTGTCGATGATTCTGTATACCCCGGGGATTGCCTTTTACTGGTGGGCCAAGTGGGAACGTGGCGAAAAGCCCTTCAAGGGCTTCGAGGCAGCGCTGGCCCTGTTCATGGCCGTGCTGGGTGTGATCGCCTGCTTCATGCTGGCCCAGGGCAAGATCAGCCTGAGCTGA
- a CDS encoding helix-turn-helix transcriptional regulator, with product MPASSVLFPPDLTTLPYPVYLRLNEFATNDRFLSHRHPWGQLSYSASGVMALTIDGRPFLAPPQYGLWTPPDHEHDAHTLQGGRHHSVYIDADYCRDLPAQPCALQLGPILKAILEDFAARGLNVPQTGADRRLTDVLLDQMQLARCSDSYLPASNDPLLSRLLSALQQAPGNNDTLAQWADRLHSTERTLARRFQRELGLSFSEWRQRLKYLTALSMLEQNLSVQHIALDLGYSTASAFIAMFQRLAGVSPDQYRRQHPAQ from the coding sequence ATGCCGGCCAGCAGCGTGCTGTTTCCGCCTGACCTGACGACCCTGCCCTATCCGGTCTATCTGCGACTCAATGAATTTGCCACCAATGACCGCTTTCTCAGCCATCGCCACCCCTGGGGCCAGCTCAGCTATTCCGCCAGCGGCGTGATGGCACTGACCATCGATGGCCGACCATTTCTGGCGCCACCACAATATGGCCTGTGGACGCCGCCGGATCATGAACACGATGCCCACACCCTGCAAGGCGGCCGCCATCATTCGGTCTATATCGATGCCGATTACTGCCGTGACTTGCCTGCGCAACCCTGCGCCCTGCAACTGGGGCCGATCCTCAAGGCGATTCTGGAAGACTTTGCCGCACGCGGACTGAACGTGCCGCAAACCGGGGCCGACCGGCGTCTGACCGATGTACTGCTGGACCAGATGCAACTGGCACGGTGCTCAGACAGCTACCTGCCGGCCAGCAACGACCCCCTGCTGTCACGCCTGCTGAGCGCACTGCAACAAGCGCCGGGCAATAACGACACCCTGGCGCAATGGGCCGACCGGCTGCACAGCACCGAACGCACCCTGGCCAGACGCTTCCAGCGCGAACTGGGACTGAGCTTCAGCGAATGGCGACAACGCCTGAAATATCTGACCGCCTTATCGATGCTGGAGCAGAACCTGAGCGTGCAGCACATTGCCCTGGATCTCGGCTACAGCACCGCCTCGGCCTTCATCGCCATGTTCCAGCGACTGGCCGGCGTGTCACCGGACCAATACCGCCGCCAGCATCCGGCGCAGTAG
- a CDS encoding DMT family transporter, with amino-acid sequence MRVSARHYVLPLLAVLIWGGNTIVSKLSAGSIDAAAISFYRWLIAALCMTPFVWRDWLAQRVLIRRHAGQLVLLGFLGMVAYQCLAYLAAKTTTATNMGLLQATLPLLTVALSVLWLGERVTRGDLVGGVLSLVGLVYLLSHGDPAGLLRLGVAPGDGIMLLACLAYAAYSVLLKRWPIALNRWASLCLQIWCAVGFLLVYYLAAGAPGVRLVALPLVLYAGLPASLLAPMLWLAGVQALGPQRTAALMNLMPVITVAIASLLLGESLHAYHLVGGALVLGGVLLVQTWRQPLGMAPVRLRTL; translated from the coding sequence ATGCGCGTTTCTGCCCGACACTATGTGCTGCCCTTGCTGGCGGTGCTGATCTGGGGTGGCAATACCATCGTGTCGAAGTTGTCGGCCGGCAGCATTGATGCCGCGGCGATTTCGTTTTATCGCTGGCTGATCGCTGCGCTGTGCATGACCCCCTTTGTCTGGCGCGACTGGCTGGCGCAGCGGGTGCTGATCCGCCGTCATGCCGGGCAATTGGTCTTGCTGGGGTTCCTGGGCATGGTGGCTTACCAGTGTCTGGCCTACCTGGCGGCCAAAACCACCACGGCGACCAATATGGGCTTGCTGCAGGCCACGCTGCCGCTGCTGACGGTGGCGCTGTCGGTCCTCTGGCTGGGCGAGCGGGTGACGCGTGGCGATCTGGTCGGCGGTGTCCTGTCGCTGGTGGGACTGGTCTATCTGCTCAGCCATGGCGATCCGGCGGGCTTGCTGCGGCTGGGGGTGGCGCCGGGCGATGGCATCATGCTGCTGGCCTGCCTGGCCTATGCCGCCTACAGCGTTTTGCTCAAGCGCTGGCCGATCGCGCTGAATCGCTGGGCCTCGCTGTGCCTGCAAATCTGGTGCGCGGTGGGGTTCCTGCTGGTGTATTACCTGGCGGCCGGTGCACCCGGTGTCCGTCTGGTCGCCCTGCCGCTGGTGTTGTATGCCGGCTTGCCGGCATCGTTGCTGGCGCCGATGTTGTGGCTGGCCGGGGTGCAGGCGCTGGGGCCGCAACGTACGGCCGCGCTGATGAATCTGATGCCGGTGATCACGGTGGCGATTGCCAGCCTGCTGCTGGGCGAATCATTGCACGCGTATCACCTGGTGGGTGGGGCGCTGGTGCTGGGCGGGGTGTTGCTGGTGCAGACCTGGCGCCAGCCCCTGGGCATGGCCCCGGTCAGGCTGCGAACGCTCTGA